CCTCAGGAGATATGCCCTCGTTGGGTCGATCCGCGCATTACTGACATCCTTCCATCTGCCCGTTCCTATCTTTCGCACCCTGAAAGCCTGGCGGGGAGCAAGAATGACAAAGAGTATCCCAAGTTCCGCGAGTATATCCAATGTCTCCAGGTCGACCGCCGTCTCCGGCAGCCACATGCCCTCGGGAAGCCGCCTGAACCTGTATTCAAAATCTTTTATGCCCCAGATTGCCTGTGTTCTTTTGTCCCGCTCATGAGCCAGGGGCATTATGATGTGATTATATGACTGGGCAATAGCATTTCCGTGACCTGACCTTTTTTTAAGACTTTCCTTATCCGATTCGAGTATCGCCCTATATACCTCGGGTGAGTTTTGGTCCATCCACGACAGAATCGTGGGACCGAAGTTAAAACTTATTTTGGAATAATTACTTACTATCTCTATGATACGTTTGTCACCGTCGAGGATGCGGGATGCGGAATTTGGCGCATAACTCTCGGCATTTATTCTCGCGTTCCAATCGTGGTATGGATAGGCGGAATCCTGTACTTCAATGGCTTCAAGCCATGGATTTTCCCGTGGAGGCTGGTAGAAATGACCGTGAATACATATGTATCGGTCCATGATCTTCTCCTTTTTTATGTTCTTCGGTAGATGACCGCACTCCATGGATGCAGTGAGACGGGGGTCCTGCCATGACGAGACGTTATAGCATGATCCGCTATCTCCTGATCCGTACCTCCCCACTCTGCAGAGGAAGAGTCGAGCGTCTTTCTCCACGTGCCCTTTTTGATTGCAGGTGAAACAGATACCGCCCTATCATTGAAATTATAAAAACAGAGTATCTCTTCGTCCTTATACCATCTTCGCACGAAAAGGACCTTATTTTCCGTAAACCCCTTTACCTCCATCTCTTTTTTTGAAAGATTTTTCAAGGCAGGGATGGTCTTCCGCAGGTTGATCAGGTGTTTGTAAAATTCATAAAGTATCTTGTGCGTTCCCCGTGAATGGAGATCGACGTTCAACCTGGAGACAAGAAAGGTGCTTTCGGCCTGGGGGTCAGCCATCGGGCCATCCCATCCGAAGGAAGAAAATTCCTCCCTCCTTCCCCTTTTTACTGCTTCGATGAGAGCCGTATCTGAATGGCTTACAAAATAATTGAAGGGTGCTGTTTCTCCATACTCTTCCCCCATAAACAGAAGAGGAATAAAGGGGGACAAGATTACTGCCGAAGCAATAAGCTTGAGCTTTTCCAGCGTATGTTTCAGACTGAGCCTGTCACCGTGCTTTCGGTTACCAACCTGATCGTGGTTCTGAGAAAATACTACAAACTGTTCAGCGGGCCTTTTTCGCGACGAGCTCCCATGCCTCCGCTTTCTGTAGGCGGAGTACTCACCGGAATAAACAAACCCCTCGCGGTATGCCTTGATCAGGTGAGATGGTTTCCCGAAATCCTGGTAATATCCATCTGATTCACCTGTTGTGAGCGTGTGCAGAGCGTGATGAAAGTCGTCGTTCCACAGGGCATTAATACCGTACCCGCCATTTTTTTGCGGTTGTATGACCCTTGCATC
This Syntrophorhabdaceae bacterium DNA region includes the following protein-coding sequences:
- the treZ gene encoding malto-oligosyltrehalose trehalohydrolase, with translation MIGSHYHGQGKSGFTVWAPFAHEVSVKIAGTGVRLIPMEKDSKGYWNALAEDTFPGTLYFYRLNDELDRPDPVSHFQPQGVHGPSQVVDHGSFAWEDSHWKGIPLTDYLIYELHVGTFTHDGTFEAIIPRLPYLTDLGITAIELMPVAQFPGERNWGYDGTYPFAPQNSYGGPDGLKLFVNECHKAGIAVILDVVYNHLGPEGNYLGDFGPYFTNRYRTPWGDAINFDGPYSDEVRYYFIGNALHWISRYHIDALRIDAIHGIFDFSAKHFLRELAESVHELSQKLERNVYVITESDLNDARVIQPQKNGGYGINALWNDDFHHALHTLTTGESDGYYQDFGKPSHLIKAYREGFVYSGEYSAYRKRRHGSSSRKRPAEQFVVFSQNHDQVGNRKHGDRLSLKHTLEKLKLIASAVILSPFIPLLFMGEEYGETAPFNYFVSHSDTALIEAVKRGRREEFSSFGWDGPMADPQAESTFLVSRLNVDLHSRGTHKILYEFYKHLINLRKTIPALKNLSKKEMEVKGFTENKVLFVRRWYKDEEILCFYNFNDRAVSVSPAIKKGTWRKTLDSSSAEWGGTDQEIADHAITSRHGRTPVSLHPWSAVIYRRT